From Candoia aspera isolate rCanAsp1 chromosome 8, rCanAsp1.hap2, whole genome shotgun sequence, a single genomic window includes:
- the DOK1 gene encoding docking protein 1: protein MDPPVKAGPLLLQQPPGLLLGAKRWKKSWFVLYPASAHGVARLEFFDCKEGAAPADRISTKRLDKKIVRLADCVSVVPVPDCSRKEGLAAFRLETSDRTYVFATDPQEAADWVSKLCETAFLTNPGKTALSGTEKVGEQDLEMATNSIYYSREEVSEFWVTVQKTEAAERCKLQGTYVLKASRIGLILREAHSNLPLYTWPYRLLRRYGRDKVMFSFEAGRRCESGPGNFTFETKQGNEIFHVVEAAIQAQKAQVEEHRQSNSSLEMEAPGVFYLQSAMANSLSLEGEGAAAPERRVPRSALAAKPSIATEEKEAAASKGQSLRDPSGQWPISSLWSPLPGTTSPSEDAANVYSEPLDAVKGSRLRPDSLYADPVDSQREEEGRAQDPGLAEEQLRSRPGGGHRLLSGKLHIYDEPEGRAPLPAPALAAIYDEARLPCEAWRTQGLESQAGYELPCRPGTGEYAVPAFHPKAGPKPPRPSPAPKPPRAHKKSTQPEAGKPRVAPTLEGPRNSNNSNNGGDPVYSHVFKPPPAPGPSGHEQSVDESRPVAVYEDLGEI, encoded by the exons ATGGACCCACCGGTGAAGGCGGGGCCGCTCCTGCTCCAGCAGCCGCCGGGGCTTCTCCTCGGGGCCAAG CGGTGGAAGAAAAGCTGGTTTGTGCTCTATCCAGCGAGCGCTCATGGAGTCGCTCGCTTGGAGTTCTTCGACTGCAAGGAGGGGGCCGCTCCAGCCGACCGAATCAGCACCAAAAGGCTGGACAAGAAGATTGTGCGGCTGGCAGACTGTGTGAGCGTCGTTCCAGTTCCGGACTGCAGCCGCAAGGAGGGCTTGGCTGCCTTCCGCCTGGAGACCAGTGACCGCACTTACGTCTTTGCCACTGACCCGCAGGAGGCGGCGGACTGGGTATCTAAGCTCTGCGAGACAGCCTTTCTG ACTAACCCTGGGAAAACAGCCCTGTCCGGCACAGAGAAAGTTGGAGAGCAGGACCTGGAAATGGCCACGAACTCCATTTACTACTCAAGAGAAGAAG TGAGTGAGTTCTGGGTCACAGTGCAGAAGACTGAAGCTGCTGAGCGTTGCAAGCTGCAAGGGACATACGTGCTGAAGGCCTCTCGGATCGGCCTCATCCTCAGGGAGGCCCACTCCAACCTGCCGCTCTACACGTGGCCTTATCGCCTCCTTCGCAGATATGGTAGGGACAAG GTGATGTTCTCCTTCGAAGCTGGCCGGCGCTGTGAGTCCGGTCCTGGCAACTTCACTTTTGAGACCAAGCAGGGGAATGAGATATTCCACGTCGTGGAGGCTGCAATTCAGGCACAGAAGGCCCAGGTGGAAGAGCATCGACAAAGCAACAGCTCCCTTGAAATGGAGGCCCCTGGTGTCTTCTACCTCCAGAGCGCCATGGCGAACTCCCTCAGCCTGGAGGGTGAGGGTGCTGCTGCTCCCGAGAGACGGGTACCCAGGAGCGCACTGGCAGCCAAGCCCAGCATTGCCACGGAGGAGAAGGAAGCAGCTGCATCCAAAGGGCAGAGCCTCCGAGACCCGTCTGGCCAGTGGCCTATTTCCTCCCTGTGGTCCCCGCTCCCTGGGACGACCAGCCCTTCAGAGGATGCCGCCAATGTTTACTCCGAGCCCCTGGATGCCGTGAAGGGCTCTCGGCTCAGGCCGGACTCCCTCTATGCCGACCCGGTTGACAGCCAGCGCGAGGAAGAAGGGCGTGCCCAGGACCCTGGCCTGGCAGAGGAGCAGCTGAGGTCACGGCCTGGTGGGGGCCACAGGCTCCTGAGCGGCAAGCTGCACATCTACGATGAGCCTGAGGGAAGGGCCCCGTTGCCAGCTCCTGCTTTGGCTGCCATCTATGATGAGGCGCGCCTCCCCTGCGAGGCCTGGCGGACTCAGGGCCTGGAGAGCCAGGCTGGCTATGAGTTGCCGTGTCGTCCTGGAACTGGTGAGTATGCTGTCCCCGCCTTCCACCCAAAGGCCGGACCAAAGCCTCCGCGGCCAAGCCCTGCCCCCAAGCCTCCCCGGGCACACAAGAAGTCCACCCAGCCGGAGGCCGGCAAGCCCAGAGTGGCCCCCACCCTGGAGGGGCCCcgtaacagcaacaacagcaacaacggCGGCGACCCCGTCTATAGCCACGTGTTCAAGCCACCCCCGGCCCCTGGCCCTTCGGGACACGAGCAGTCTGTGGACGAGAGCCGGCCCGTCGCTGTGTACGAAGACCTGGGGGAGATATGA